A genomic stretch from Candidatus Latescibacterota bacterium includes:
- a CDS encoding DUF11 domain-containing protein has product MRRSLSAAIFLIIMAAGATSAFAEGPVLSGEMVAHRIVMDEENREIAVSAEQVYPKDMVEYTLRYSNTGDSSASGIGLVGPVPSGTVYLEKTASDIKGMSTIFSIDDGETYHQAPVMYEVVRKDGTVEMKVARPEMITHIKWSIDGSLDAGQEIKVSYRVQVK; this is encoded by the coding sequence ATGAGACGGAGTCTTTCGGCTGCGATTTTTCTCATAATCATGGCCGCGGGAGCGACATCCGCATTTGCTGAGGGCCCGGTTCTCAGTGGTGAGATGGTAGCACACCGCATCGTCATGGATGAGGAAAACCGTGAGATCGCAGTGTCGGCTGAACAGGTATATCCAAAGGACATGGTAGAGTACACGCTCCGGTACAGCAATACCGGTGATTCTTCCGCGTCCGGGATCGGCCTCGTGGGCCCGGTTCCTTCCGGCACGGTTTATCTTGAGAAAACTGCAAGCGACATCAAAGGGATGAGCACCATTTTCAGCATCGACGACGGTGAGACGTATCACCAGGCGCCGGTGATGTACGAGGTCGTTCGAAAGGACGGCACCGTAGAGATGAAGGTCGCCCGACCCGAAATGATCACTCATATCAAGTGGTCGATCGATGGTTCGCTGGACGCAGGGCAGGAAATCAAAGTCTCTTACCGCGTGCAGGTAAAGTAG
- a CDS encoding YHS domain-containing protein — protein sequence MKRILVVLLAVMLVSSLGCSNNQSEGDKNLQTETKVGGGSLVDPVDQKLVDVVSSSYSYIYKEMEYNFNSKENMEAFMKDPERYLKKD from the coding sequence ATGAAGAGGATCCTCGTAGTATTACTTGCAGTTATGCTTGTATCGTCGCTGGGTTGCAGCAACAATCAGTCAGAGGGCGACAAGAATCTTCAAACAGAGACGAAAGTCGGCGGCGGTTCCCTGGTCGATCCTGTCGATCAGAAGCTGGTAGATGTCGTTTCATCGAGCTATTCTTATATCTACAAGGAGATGGAATACAACTTCAATTCCAAGGAAAACATGGAAGCCTTCATGAAAGACCCCGAAAGGTATCTCAAGAAGGATTAA
- a CDS encoding T9SS type A sorting domain-containing protein, protein MKAARLLPVISIICTYSVLTLALALPVILSPVQADAAWLPDGSLVYVGPGGGESPHIVTDGAGGSFVVWEDDRNSFTTIYAQRVDGSGTLYWTTDGIPVSEDGQYNLLELFSDGEGGAIIVCTLSGEIWAQRFDSGGNILWGSLGVEVTGGIGPYSIVAAPDGLGGFVTAFRTGGYIYAQRVDSEGNLSWDEVSGHGAIVCGDHQNPDIVGDGMGGAFVAYNNDSGYIFVQRVYPSGAVWLGDGVELDGDYRDGTEPVIAGDAFDGVVVAWKYGSGFTDIRAHSIDAGGNYLWSSSVFICQGFGNQLDPEILSDGRGGAYIAWADERDDGISKIYAQHVDKFRFPLWTTNGILVGHDVEHQLDHVLLESGGGCIIAWRDLRWDEGLAGQKLDADGRAIWAAGGLYLGHVPGGSGGGWDFCHDGAGGLFATMRDNQVTLGDGIYAQSFGYKGVIPVPDPAITQVADVPADQGGAVRLTVTSSEYDDLDQRIVPVTRYDVWQRVDGAPSLMAAAFSQDASQTEDLIVESGEERFLLTAPTGAIPAGTWELVGSFDAAQSSEYIFRAVTLADSSSYGIPYNVYIVTAHTIDPFVWYVSEPDSGYSVDNLAPAPPLGLAGEQSQSPAGIQLSWDQNTENDFWYYAVYRSTSEIFTPGAGNLVATPETESWFDGSWDWQQDYWYKLSAIDENGNESGYITLVPGEITGDDPPAPRASYLSQNYPNPFNPSTTIKFGLTSSSHVTLRVYDTAGRLVRVVVEEFRPAGHYDEKWDGITVDGLKAASGVYFYKLSAGSFVETKKMILLK, encoded by the coding sequence ATGAAAGCCGCCCGCTTGCTTCCGGTTATTTCCATAATATGCACTTATTCCGTCCTGACACTCGCACTTGCATTGCCTGTTATTCTGTCACCAGTTCAGGCCGATGCCGCTTGGCTCCCTGACGGTTCCCTCGTCTACGTTGGCCCGGGTGGCGGAGAATCGCCTCATATAGTAACAGACGGCGCGGGCGGTTCATTTGTAGTGTGGGAAGACGATCGCAACTCATTTACAACGATCTACGCCCAGAGGGTCGACGGCTCCGGGACCCTATACTGGACGACAGACGGGATTCCGGTCTCCGAGGACGGACAATATAATTTGCTGGAGCTATTCAGCGACGGCGAGGGTGGCGCGATAATCGTCTGCACGTTATCAGGAGAGATTTGGGCGCAGAGGTTCGACTCCGGTGGAAACATTCTCTGGGGCTCTTTGGGAGTGGAGGTAACAGGCGGCATCGGGCCATATTCGATCGTAGCCGCTCCTGACGGACTGGGCGGCTTTGTGACAGCTTTTAGAACTGGGGGCTATATTTATGCCCAGAGAGTCGACTCTGAGGGGAATCTTTCCTGGGATGAAGTCTCCGGACATGGCGCGATAGTATGCGGCGACCATCAGAACCCCGATATAGTTGGTGACGGTATGGGAGGGGCCTTCGTAGCATACAACAACGACTCGGGTTATATCTTCGTGCAGCGTGTCTACCCGTCGGGCGCCGTCTGGCTGGGCGACGGCGTGGAGCTCGACGGAGACTATCGTGACGGCACCGAACCTGTCATTGCGGGCGACGCCTTCGATGGCGTGGTCGTGGCATGGAAATATGGTTCGGGGTTCACGGATATAAGAGCACACAGCATCGATGCCGGGGGAAACTACCTGTGGTCGAGCTCCGTTTTTATATGCCAGGGATTCGGCAACCAGCTTGATCCCGAGATCCTCTCAGACGGCAGGGGCGGCGCGTATATCGCCTGGGCAGACGAACGTGACGATGGTATCTCCAAGATCTACGCGCAGCATGTCGACAAGTTCCGTTTCCCACTTTGGACGACAAACGGCATCCTTGTCGGCCACGATGTCGAACATCAGCTCGACCACGTGCTCCTCGAGTCCGGCGGCGGCTGTATTATCGCCTGGCGTGATCTGAGATGGGACGAAGGTCTCGCGGGACAGAAGCTCGATGCCGATGGTAGAGCCATTTGGGCAGCCGGCGGATTGTATTTAGGACATGTGCCGGGCGGGTCCGGAGGCGGATGGGATTTCTGCCATGACGGTGCGGGAGGTCTCTTTGCGACGATGAGAGATAACCAGGTGACGCTCGGCGATGGCATATATGCGCAGTCTTTCGGCTACAAAGGCGTCATCCCTGTGCCCGACCCGGCGATCACACAGGTCGCAGACGTACCCGCCGACCAGGGCGGCGCGGTCAGATTGACTGTAACTTCTTCCGAATACGACGATCTCGATCAACGGATCGTCCCGGTCACGAGATACGACGTATGGCAGAGAGTGGACGGGGCGCCATCCCTGATGGCTGCGGCTTTCTCACAGGACGCATCCCAGACTGAAGACCTGATCGTCGAATCCGGCGAAGAACGTTTCCTGCTCACTGCTCCGACCGGAGCCATACCGGCGGGTACCTGGGAGCTGGTCGGCTCATTCGATGCCGCGCAGAGCAGCGAATATATATTCAGAGCGGTCACTCTTGCGGATTCGTCCTCGTACGGCATACCTTACAATGTCTATATAGTCACGGCGCATACGATCGACCCTTTTGTCTGGTATGTCAGCGAGCCTGACAGCGGATACTCGGTCGATAACCTCGCTCCTGCCCCGCCGCTCGGGCTGGCAGGAGAACAGTCGCAGTCCCCGGCGGGGATCCAGCTCAGCTGGGACCAGAACACGGAGAACGACTTCTGGTATTATGCTGTCTACCGCAGCACGAGCGAGATTTTCACACCGGGTGCAGGCAATCTCGTTGCAACACCTGAAACCGAATCCTGGTTCGATGGTAGCTGGGACTGGCAGCAGGACTACTGGTACAAGCTCTCGGCGATCGACGAGAATGGGAACGAGAGTGGATATATCACATTGGTGCCTGGCGAGATCACCGGCGACGATCCTCCGGCACCACGGGCGAGTTATCTTTCGCAGAATTATCCGAACCCCTTCAACCCTTCGACGACCATAAAATTCGGACTGACGAGCAGCTCGCACGTGACGCTCAGGGTATACGACACCGCAGGAAGACTGGTCAGGGTAGTCGTAGAGGAATTCCGACCTGCAGGGCACTACGACGAGAAGTGGGATGGTATAACGGTTGACGGCCTTAAAGCAGCGAGCGGAGTCTATTTCTATAAACTTTCTGCTGGCAGCTTTGTGGAAACAAAAAAGATGATATTGCTTAAATAA
- a CDS encoding helix-turn-helix domain-containing protein — MIDDFKKASKLGYYLSKEYAMDMFRLLASYRDVSASEAASRVSIHINTAQDFLESMESLGIISRREVYERKRPYFRYSLAVGSLEMKIDLQSIVEEVGAGEGKGGIREKKNSRVKFTTARSGDAISNVVIWSGEGRDRKEHRINLTSHQGRFLYHLPFPGAETMTIDEISTKAGLDTEVLPEIVDIVGVLIEHEVIESVI, encoded by the coding sequence ATGATAGACGATTTCAAAAAGGCTTCAAAACTCGGATATTACCTTTCGAAGGAATATGCCATGGATATGTTCAGGCTCCTGGCAAGTTACAGGGATGTCTCTGCTTCAGAGGCAGCTTCGCGGGTAAGTATCCACATCAACACGGCCCAGGATTTTCTCGAATCGATGGAATCTCTCGGGATCATTTCGCGCAGGGAAGTCTATGAAAGAAAACGCCCCTATTTCAGGTACTCTCTCGCTGTCGGATCGCTGGAGATGAAGATCGATCTACAGTCTATCGTCGAAGAAGTGGGGGCTGGCGAGGGCAAGGGTGGCATTAGGGAGAAAAAGAACTCCCGGGTGAAGTTCACCACTGCCCGAAGCGGAGACGCGATCAGCAACGTAGTCATCTGGTCGGGTGAGGGCCGGGACAGGAAAGAACACAGGATCAATCTCACTTCGCACCAGGGTCGGTTTCTATATCACCTTCCTTTCCCCGGCGCTGAAACGATGACTATCGATGAGATCTCGACGAAAGCGGGGCTCGACACCGAAGTCCTGCCCGAGATCGTCGACATAGTAGGAGTGTTGATAGAACACGAAGTCATAGAATCGGTCATCTGA